In a single window of the Raphanus sativus cultivar WK10039 chromosome 9, ASM80110v3, whole genome shotgun sequence genome:
- the LOC108824514 gene encoding uncharacterized protein LOC108824514, with product MANGVKFRLKLLIDEKINKVVLAEAEQDFVDVLLSLLTLPMGKIASLLENHKTDLDCYKNLNKSVADMDIGHFETEACKSMLLYPVTSKDIHRKRLKLNMGYTHPTEFFVCPSFFRTDSCGSSVYSNFKTSICSCGALMNAPIQVSEEQQTAGEVIGDVSDGVFVNCRSSFIVTDDLKVTSNSIGVIMNGLKDLGYTGYSDLQETLVDVGFEEVVTLLGCLFTSEAPLTCTFLRKTCMTSKMMHEMLSPPALKNGEANPGGVCYVKAFVRKVDREILYVECNEDFVDSLLSFLVQPLEMACSLSNDNTILGCVGNLCRSQCRGAASKSCYLPGFYICSNNNLIDYAYKSTRYRCWIPHDGNL from the exons ATGGCAAATGGTGTAAAGTTCAGATTGAAACTTCTCATTGATGAGAAGATAAACAAAGTTGTTTTGGCTGAGGCGGAGCAGGATTTTGTTGATGTGCTCCTCAGTCTTTTAACTCTCCCAATGGGTAAAATCGCTAGCTTGCTGGAGAATCACAAGACAGATCTAGATTGTTATAAAAACCTTAACAAAAGTGTCGCAGACATGGACATCGGTCATTTTGAGACAGAAGCTTGCAAAAGCATGTTGCTGTATCCGGTGACTAGTAAGGATATCCATCGCAAAAGGCTCAAACTCAACATGGGTTATACTCATCCCACAGAGTTCTTTGTGTGCCCAAGTTTTTTCAGAACTGATTCATGCGGAAGCAGTGTATACAGCAATTTCAAGACGTCAATATGTAGCTGTGGAGCTTTGATGAACGCTCCAATCCAGGTATCAGAAGAACAGCAAACGGCGGGAGAGGTGATTGGAGATGTTTCAGATGGAGTGTTTGTAAATTGCCGATCCTCTTTCATTGTCACTGATGATTTGAAGGTGACTTCGAACTCTATTGGTGTAATAATGAACGGTCTTAAAGATCTAGGGTACACTGGCTACAGTGATCTGCAGGAAACCCTAGTTGATGTAGGGTTCGAAGAg GTGGTGACTCTACTAGGATGTTTATTCACTTCAGAAGCTCCCTTGACATGCACGTTTCTCAGAAAAACTTGCATGACAAGTAAGATGATGCATGAAATGTTGTCTCCACCTGCGCTAAAAAACGGGGAGGCAAATCCAGGAGGAGTGTGTTATGTGAAAGCTTTTGTTAGAAAGGTCGATAGGGAGATTCTTTACGTCGAGTGCAATGAAGACTTCGTTGACTCTCTTCTAAGCTTTCTGGTTCAGCCACTTGAGATGGCTTGCTCATTGTCTAATGACAACACCATTTTGGGATGTGTTGGAAACTTGTGTAGAAGTCAGTGTAGAGGAGCTGCTTCCAAAAGTTGTTATCTTCCTGGTTTCTATATTTGCAGTAACAACAATCTGATTGATTATGCTTACAAATCAACGAGGTATAGATGTTGGATTCCTCACGACGGTAACTTGTAA